In Apostichopus japonicus isolate 1M-3 chromosome 3, ASM3797524v1, whole genome shotgun sequence, a single genomic region encodes these proteins:
- the LOC139965552 gene encoding CBY1-interacting BAR domain-containing protein 1-like → MQRGADIRARENQSRFVQQRISDIEKHFATICQDVAAYARKSARLRDKGDDLAKDLLAYADSEAQSTKSGLTAFAERISSMQDYRQAEVERLENKVVQPLTLYGTQCKHTREDLKNSFAARDREINQQKKLERVRQKKPGDRHQISQAESKLQRATVDATRTNKALEDQMDTFERKRLQDIKKILSEFVKIEMLFHAKCLETLTDSFQCLQTINDEDDLEEFRSSLRPLNQTDSNSRLDIQRYDSKTSLNSTGASTNYSTASKQKKTKLKRQEADHEEDEVREFDDDEESDEDEEDEDDDEEDEDDEDDDDYRYGNYKR, encoded by the exons ATGCAGAGAGGAGCAGATATTAGGGCGAG aGAAAACCAATCTCGGTTTGTACAGCAGAGAATATCAGACATTGAGAAACACTTTGCGACCATTTGTCAGGATGTTGCTGCATACGCTCGTAAAAGTGCCCGTTTGAGGGACAAGGGAGATGATCTAGCCAAAGATTTGCTGGCGTATGCCGATAGCGAGGCTCAATCTACCAAGTCAGGCTTGACTGCATTTGCAGAACGGATCTCATCAATGCAGGATTATCGACAGGCTGAG GTAGAAAGGCTTGAGAATAAAGTTGTACAGCCGTTGACTCTCTATGGAACCCAATGTAAACATACAAGA GAGGATCTGAAAAACTCATTTGCTGCTCGAGACAGAGAAATTAATCAGCAGAAAAAATTGGAAAGAGTCCGCCAAAAGAAGCCTGGAGACAGACACCAGATT TCCCAAGCAGAGTCCAAACTACAAAGAGCAACCGTAGATGCCACAAGAACCAACAAAGCTCTGGAAGATCAGATGGATACCTTTGAAAGGAAAAGACTGCAAGATATCAAG AAAATTTTGTCTGAGTTTGTGAAGATTGAGATGCTATTTCATGCCAAATGCTTGGAGACTTTAACCGATTCCTTCCAGTGTCTGCAAACAATCAACGatgaagatgatttggag GAATTCCGAAGTTCCCTCCGTCCACTGAATCAGACCGACAGCAACTCGAGATTGGACATACAGCGTTACGATTCTAAGACTTCCCTGAACTCTACCGGAGCCAGCACCAATTACTCGACTGCCTCCAAACAGAAGAAGACAAAACTGAAACGTCAAGAGGCAGATCACGAAGAGGACGAAGTGAGAGAGTTTGACGATGACGAAGAAAGTGACGAAGACGAGGAGGACGAGGACgatgatgaggaggatgaggatgatgaagatgatgatgactaTCGCTATGGAAACTACAAGAGATGA